GTCGCAACTGCATAAGGAGAAACGCAGTTAACGCGTATCCCGTGATTCCCAAGCTCAGCTGCAACGTTCTTGGTCAGCCCCACTACAGCATGCTTGGACCCTGTGTATGCATGTGGTCCAATGCCTCCTAGAACACTTGAAACACTGGAAAGAGAAACTATGCTGCCCTTTTTCTGCGGGATCATTGCCCTAGCTGCGTGCTTCATTCCGAGGAACACTCCCTTCACGTTAATATCAAACACTTTCTGAAACTCAGATAAGTCTGCATTGCGGATGTCTGGACAAGGCGAACCTGACACCCCAGCGTTGTTGACCATGATATCCAGCGTGCCATATTTATCGACAGTGAAATCAACTGCACGGCTAACATCATCCTCTACTGTGACATCGCAATGGAGATAACAAATGTTTGGATCTCCATTGAGGGATTCGCACACTTGTAAGCCGAGGTTGTCCTGCACATCAACTAGACAAACTTTTGCGCCATGTTTGTGGAACAGGCGCACAATGCTTTCTCCAATGCCAGTGGCTCCGCCGGTCACCAGTGCCACTTTCCCTACTAACCTGAGGAGAAGGGAAAGAACTGAGCATCCATTAGGGAAACCTATCCACATAACATGGCCTTAAAATTgtacatattttatttatttctcacacgaaattaagataaaattttaGTATTGTGAATTTGTGACAATATGAGAATGCTATGTTCAAAAAATTTAGCAACAGGTTTCAGATTCAGATGAATAAAAATTTCGAGATTTCAGTTGAACAAGAAACCTTGATCATTTTCAGGGAATTTTCAAGTATATTATATACACCAGAATGTTCGGTCGTTAAATCTTTAGTCGGGTATCCGATGACCAAGATCTAACGGCAAAAACCCGGGTGTATAAATCGTTTggatatgcttttaaaatgattgaaagttcttttagagaaaatattttttagtttGAAAAGCAAAGTGCAAAAAACACCGGTCATGTCATTCTTCCAGGAAGCATTTAAATGTTTTTTCCAaatttacttacatttttattacgatttgttccaaaaacatttttatcaaaaatgcttttagtcattttagaAACACATCCGAGCTCTAATTTACTACTACATAATCTGAAGGTATGCCAAGAGTGAAGCAAACTGTAAACACCACAAAGGGAAACTAACACAAATGATTTTCCGCCGTTAGATTCAAACCTCAGATCACAGATTCACATGAACAATATAAGCAAAGCTGTATTTGCAGTTGCAGATTTAACACCCAGAAAAAAGCAATGAACAACAAAGCAGAAAACGCAGAAGTGGGTGGTGAGAAACGTATAGGAGAATGAGAGGTAAGAATTTGTTACCTCTGGAAGTTTGGAAGCGAACCCGCTTGTTCAGTCATGGTGGTGGACAAAGCCTcacctctctctttttctctgaatatattcctctctctcctctctgctTTTCTACCTACTACACTTTCCTAAACCTTTGTCAAGTTTACTTTTTCTTGGGGTGATTCccattatattaaaaaaagaggAGATTAGTTGTGGAAtcttttccacatcactattcaaatcatttattt
This region of Malus domestica chromosome 07, GDT2T_hap1 genomic DNA includes:
- the LOC114819149 gene encoding (+)-borneol dehydrogenase 2-like, producing MTEQAGSLPNFQRLVGKVALVTGGATGIGESIVRLFHKHGAKVCLVDVQDNLGLQVCESLNGDPNICYLHCDVTVEDDVSRAVDFTVDKYGTLDIMVNNAGVSGSPCPDIRNADLSEFQKVFDINVKGVFLGMKHAARAMIPQKKGSIVSLSSVSSVLGGIGPHAYTGSKHAVVGLTKNVAAELGNHGIRVNCVSPYAVATNLALAHLHEDARTEDAWTGFRSFISKNANLQGVELTVDDVANAVLFLASDESKYISGDNLMIDGGFTCGNHSLRVFR